Proteins from a genomic interval of Rhipicephalus microplus isolate Deutch F79 chromosome 6, USDA_Rmic, whole genome shotgun sequence:
- the LOC142765427 gene encoding uncharacterized protein LOC142765427: MAVRAYRMRDNWRAPAMDQLALRAIEMDYATVCKQDREKTQSDDVTNYAYDAGAKFLAMFDDKETFRTKTRERVKLLPESHGGIAVYKVESDDFVGDCNGGEKFVRLKSVREALM; encoded by the exons ATGGCGGTGCGCGCCTACCGCATGCGGGACAACTGGCGAGCGCCCGCCATGGACCAGCTGGCGCTTAGAGCCATAGAAATGGACTACGCCACC gtGTGCAAGCAGGATCGAGAGAAGACCCAATCCGATGACGTAACCAATTACGCCTACGACGCCGGGGCGAAATTTCTGGCCATGTTCGACGACAAGGAGACGTTTAGAACCAAG ACTCGAGAACGAGTCAAGCTGTTGCCCGAGAGTCATGGCGGCATAGCTGTGTACAAAGTCGAGTCGGATGACTTCGTGGGTGACTGCAACGGCGGTGAAAAGTTCGTGCGGCTGAAGTCTGTTAGGGAAGCCCTCATGTGA